A DNA window from Pleuronectes platessa chromosome 19, fPlePla1.1, whole genome shotgun sequence contains the following coding sequences:
- the cabp1b gene encoding calcium-binding protein 1b — MSSSIPKSESATSLLRSSGLNRRSAHSDHGPHGHRGHRSQHPHPTGAGGGEEAGWTEDCEPSARRPLCRPRHADSRGDDHQRVQKSHSHRQASVLEDGPPQEDARHRASRHQKERNNSTRSKHPHPQHNSPRGEPPPAAHHQGRRTSPTPSYPKHTDDADFFFEPRERVVTGSSSSLSSGTPASGAPVRPAGRRTAKRLSGTSSEYDSSLHPIVKSVFGQDRELRPEEMDELREAFREFDKDKDGFIGCKDLGNCMRTMGYMPTEMELIELSQQINMNLGGHVDFEDFVELMGPKLLAETADMIGVKELRDAFKEFDTNGDGQISTAELREAMKKLLGQQVGHRDLEDILRDIDLNGDGHVDFEEFVRMMSR, encoded by the exons ATGAGCTCCTCTATCCCAAAAAGCGAGTCCGCCACTTCTCTGCTAAGGTCGTCGGGGCTCAACCGCAGGTCCGCGCACTCGGATCACGGTCCCCACGGGCACCGGGGTCACCGCTCCCAGCATCCCCATCCCACCGGAGCTGGAGGCGGGGAGGAGGCGGGCTGGACGGAGGACTGCGAGCCGAGTGCCCGCAGACCTCTCTGCCGGCCGAGACACGCCGACTCCCGAGGAGACGATCACCAGCGGGTGCAGAAGAGCCACTCTCACCGGCAAGCCAGCGTGCTGGAGGACGGTCCCCCCCAGGAGGATGCGAGGCACAGAGCGAGCCGACATCAGAAGGAGCGCAACAACTCCACCAGGTCCAAACACCCCCATCCGCAGCACAACTCCCCGAGAGGTGAGCCGCCTCCTGCAGCGCATCACCAGGGCAGGAGGACCTCTCCGACTCCGTCTTACCCAAAGCACACGGACGACGCAGATTTCTTCTTCGAGCCCCGGGAGAGAGTGGTCACCGGCTCGTCCTCCAGCCTCAGCTCGGGCACACCTGCCTCCGGTGCACCTGTCCGGCCCGCGGGGCGCCGCACAGCCAAGAGACTGAGCGGGACCTCGTCTGAATACGACTCCAGTCTCCATCCCATAGTGAAGTCAGTGTTCGGCCAG GACCGAGAGCTGAGGCCAGAAGAAATGGATG AGTTGCGCGAGGCATTCAGGGAGTTcgacaaagacaaagacggcTTCATCGGCTGCAAAGACCTGGGGAACTGCATGAGGACTATGGGCTACATGCCGACAGAGATGGAGCTGATCGAGCTGAGTCAGCAGATCAACATGAACC tGGGAGGACATGTTGACTTTGAGGACTTCGTTGAACTCATGGGGCCCAAACTTCTGGCTGAAACCGCGGACATGATCGGGGTGAAAGAGCTGAGGGATGCATTTAAGGAG TTTGACACAAATGGCGATGGCCAGATCAGCACGGCAGAACTTAGAGAGGCAATGAAGAAACTTCTTGGACAACAG GTCGGACACAGAGATCTGGAGGACATCCTACGAGACATAGATCTGAACGGAGATGGACACGTGGACTTTGAAG AGTTCGTGCGGATGATGTCTCGGTGA